CAGCCGGAGACGATTGCCGAGTGGGAGACGGTGCTGAAGGCCTTCAAGGAGAAGAAGGGCGTCACCGCTCCGCTTCTGTACGGCGCTCCGCCCAAACTGACGACGATGGGCCCGGCAGCCGCCAATTTTCTGGAGGCCTACGGCATCACGAATACAATCTTCCTCAAGGACGGCAAGGTGGTCTTCGGACCGGTAGAGCCGGAATTCAAGGAGTTCCTGACCACCTTCCACCGCTGGTATCAGGAGGGGCTGATCGATCCGGACTTTGCCACCAATGATCAGAAAACCTTTGATGCCAAGATTCTTAGCGGCCAGGCCGGTGCCTTCTTCACGTACATCGGCGGCGGGATCGGGCGCTATCTGCCCGCCCTCCAGGAGAAGGAGCCAGAGGCCAATCTGACGGCCGTGCAGTTCCCCATAGTGAACAAGGGCGATGAGCCGATGTTCACCGGCCGGTCCTGGGAGTGGAGCGGTGCCGGAGCCACGATTACCAAGAGCAACAAGCACCCAGAGGAGACCGTGAAGGCGCTGGATTATTTCTTCAGTGAGGAAGGCCATATGCTGAAGAACTTCGGCGTAGAGGGTGTGACGTACACGATGAAGGACGGATATCCGACCTACACGGATGAGATTCTGAAGAACCCGGACGGACTATCGGTGGTTCAGGCGATGGCGAAGCATTTCATTGCCAACTATCCGTTTGTCGGGGAGGATGACGACCGGTACAACGAGCAGTATTACCAGTACCAGCAGCAGAAGGACGCGGTAACGCTTTTTTCCAAATATAGTGACAATACGCTTAAGGTCGGTCTTCCGCCCGTCAGTCTGACTACCGAGGAATCCAGTGAATACAGCAAAATCATGAGCGACATCACCACCTACCGCGATGAGATGTTCATCAAGTTCGTCATCGGCGCGGAGCCGCTGGAGAACTTCGATAAGTTCACAGCCCAGATCGGCAAGTTCAACCTGAAGCGGGCGATTGAAATTCAGCAGGCGGCAGTAGACCGCTACAATGCAAGATAAATCAGGATGAAGGCCACCTGCGGAGCGGCAGAATGAGCTGATTATGCCCCCGCAGGCCGGTCCTGCAAAAGAAAGGAGGGAGACCTGTGACACAGAAGTTATCCCTGGTCTGGCTGAATTACAAGCGGAACAAAGTGATCTACTGGATGGCTTTTCCGGTGGTTCTGTACTTTCTGGTCTTCAAGTATCTGCCGATGTATGGTGCGGTCATCGCGTTCAAGGAATACA
This region of Paenibacillus sp. FSL K6-1096 genomic DNA includes:
- a CDS encoding extracellular solute-binding protein, whose translation is MKKAWRKRMLLGASLLLAVGGLAGCTGGADGNKNAEGAAADGPTPISIWASLNTNVSITLKNMSEITAIKEWEKKTNIKTEFQHPAVGAETEQFNVMLASNKLPDVMFVYGDYSKLYTDGSIIKLNDLIDQYAPNLKKILDENPEMAKQLKADNGDIYAIPHLRLGKYKTFGGMFIRQDWLDELKLEQPETIAEWETVLKAFKEKKGVTAPLLYGAPPKLTTMGPAAANFLEAYGITNTIFLKDGKVVFGPVEPEFKEFLTTFHRWYQEGLIDPDFATNDQKTFDAKILSGQAGAFFTYIGGGIGRYLPALQEKEPEANLTAVQFPIVNKGDEPMFTGRSWEWSGAGATITKSNKHPEETVKALDYFFSEEGHMLKNFGVEGVTYTMKDGYPTYTDEILKNPDGLSVVQAMAKHFIANYPFVGEDDDRYNEQYYQYQQQKDAVTLFSKYSDNTLKVGLPPVSLTTEESSEYSKIMSDITTYRDEMFIKFVIGAEPLENFDKFTAQIGKFNLKRAIEIQQAAVDRYNAR